The nucleotide sequence GTTCCTCCGATCGATCGGCCGAAAGGTGGACGGCCGCACCTACGAGCAGCTCAGATCCGCGTTGAACCGGCTGGAGCGGACGAGACTTGAATCGAGCGGCGCTTACCAGATTGCTTCCGAACGACCGTTCGAAGGGACTTTCACCATTCTCAGCTCGGTCACGATCCAGCGGCGCCGATTGACGGATCGGGACCAGCTGGCGCTTTTCTCAGCACTTTCGGCCTCGGAGCCTGGCGACGCCCGGGTAGTCGTATCACCGCAGCTTCGCGCCAACATCGCGGCCGGCAACACCATCTCGCTCTCGCTCCAGCAGTATGGCAGTCTGTCCAACCCGGTCGCTCGCCGGCTCTACCGTCTGCTGGCAACGGCCAGATCGCAGGACCACATAACCTGGCGCATCTCTCTTGGCCTATTGGCTTCGCAATTGCCTCTTACTCAGCGATATCCTTCTCATCTGCAGCGGGTATTACAACCGGCGCACGAGATGCTTATCGCCGCGGGACTCCTTAGAGACGCATCGTTTCACCAGCTCGACCGTGAGTGGCACGTGGACTACGTGCTGGCAACACGGAACACTATAGCCCCGTAGTTTTACAACCACTATGCGTAAACCTCGCGTCCTACACCTGGCCGTCCTCGGGACGGTCGTGCTCCCCCTCGTTGTAGGGGCCTTTGTCTATCAGAAGCACGAAACTGTCGCCAGCGCTCAGCTGCTCGACGAAGTGCTTAGAATCACTGCCTCGCGCTACGTCGATAGCGTCGGCGCCAATGCGCTCTACGAGAAGGCCGCAACCGGCCTCGTGAAGGAGCTGAACGACCCCTATTCCGTCCTGTTCACCAAGAAGGAATTCGACCAGTTCAGCCAGCAGACGGGCGGCAAGTACGGCGGAATCGGCATGGAGATCGCGCCGACCAGCGGCTTCATCACCGTGCAGCGCGTATTCCCGCACACGCCGGCGTCAGCAGGCGGCGTGATGGAAGGCGACAGGATTCTCCAGATCGATACCGCAAACGCACGCGGCTGGACCAGCGCCCAGGTATCGGACAAGCTCAAGGGCGATCCCGGCACCAAGGTGAGTGTCAAGTTCGGGCGCGCCGGCGTGGCCGATCCGATTCCGGTGACGTTCACGCGCGCCATCGTACACATCCCCGCAGTTCCATTCACGCTGGTGTTCGGAAACGTCGGCTACATCCCGTTGCAGCAGTTCAACGAGACCGCGACGCAGGAAGTGAGCGACGCGATCTCCGACGTCACCAAGGCCGGTGCCAATCGCATCGTCTTCGACATGCGCGGCAACCCGGGCGGCTTCCTTGACCAGGCGATCTCCACCAGCAACCTGTTCCTCCCGCAGGGCCAGTCCATCCTGAGCGTTCGCGGACGCACGGGTGAAGTCGAGGCGTACAGCGCGACCGACGCGCCCAAGGAGCCCAAGATCCCGATAGTAGTGCTCGTCGATGGCCATACGGCATCCGCGTCGGAGATCGTCGCCGGCTCGCTGCAGGATCACGACCGCGCGCTGATCATGGGCACCACGTCGTTTGGAAAGGGTCTCGTCCAGAGCCTCTTCAAGCTGGATGGTGGCTACGCGCTCAAGATGACGACGGCCAAGTGGTATACGCCGAGTGGCCGGTCGATTCAGAAGGAACGCAAGCTGCTGCCGGACGGAGAGTTCGTGGAAGTCATGCCGGACTCGCTCGAGACCGACTCCATGCGTCGTGCGCGTCCGCAGTACAAGAGTGACGCGGGCCGCATCGTGTACGGCGGTGGCGGCATCACGCCTGACATCATCGTCAAGCCTGACACGTTGAGCACGCCGGAGCAGGACCTGCTCAAGAGCCTCGCGCCAAAGTCCCAGATCTTCGCGCAGGCGATGCAGGATTACGCCGCCGAGATGAAGGGCAAGGTGAAGCCCAACTTCACGGTGACGCCGGAGATGCGGAACACCTTCCTCGCGCAGTTGAAGAAGAAGGGTGTCACGGTCGATTCGACGTTGCTTGCGAAGGGCGCCGGAACCGAGCTCGACCGCATCATCGGGCAGCGCATCACGACGATGGCGTTCGGCGATTCCGCGGCCAAGCGGAAGTATCTCGATGACGACAATCAGCTTCAGAAGGCGATCGCGGCACTCAAGGGCGTACAGAACACGCAGGGACTTTTCGCTCTGGCGCAGAAGGCGCAGGGCATGGCATCGAACCGGTAAGCCGCATCGAACAACGCGCCGTGACAGACGAAACTGAAGCGCGCGCGGCCGAAGTCAGCGTGATGCGCCACTCGCTGAGCCTTGCAATTCTTGCATTGCTCGCGGTGGTCTACACGCTGTACTTTGGCCGCGCGTTTTTCATCCCCATCTTCTTCGCCTTCGAGCTCAGCTTTCTGTTGAGCCCGGCGATCAGGTGGTCGCGGAGAGTACTGCACGTTCCCGCGCCGCTCACAGCCGGCGTACTGATACTCGCGCTCGCCGGCGGCCTGGGCCTCGGCGTGTACGAGCTCGCGGCGCCCGCGCAGGGATGGCTCACGTCCGCGCCAGCGACGCTCAAGCAGGCCGGCGACAAGCTCCACAAGATCATGAAGCCGATGGAGCAGGTGTCGCGCACCGCCGAGCAGATGGACAAGGTTACCAGCGTATCCGGCAATGGCACACCGACGCGCACCGTTGTTGTGGCGGGACCGAGCATGGGATCGCGCTTTTTCGGAACGACGCAGAGTATCATCGGGGCGTTGCTCGAGGTGCTCGTACTGCTCTTCTTTCTGCTGGCAGCGGGCGACCTCTTTTTGCAGAAGACGATAAAGGTTGCGACGGGGCCAGGGAGCCAGCAAGTGGCGATCGAAGTGGCTCGGCAGATCGAGGCGTCGATATCGCGTTATCTCGTGACGTC is from Gemmatimonadota bacterium and encodes:
- a CDS encoding AI-2E family transporter, which codes for MTDETEARAAEVSVMRHSLSLAILALLAVVYTLYFGRAFFIPIFFAFELSFLLSPAIRWSRRVLHVPAPLTAGVLILALAGGLGLGVYELAAPAQGWLTSAPATLKQAGDKLHKIMKPMEQVSRTAEQMDKVTSVSGNGTPTRTVVVAGPSMGSRFFGTTQSIIGALLEVLVLLFFLLAAGDLFLQKTIKVATGPGSQQVAIEVARQIEASISRYLVTSALLNVAEGAVFTGIMYLLKMPNPFLWGALVTCLEFIPYIGALTLVAILTIASLTVFDNVAHALIVPGSFVALNMIQGNLIGPMVMGHRLSLNPVAIFIGVAFWWEIWGIAGAFIAVPMLASLKIVCDHVEWLSGVGEFLGQRDADERRIAVRPATT
- a CDS encoding replication initiator protein A — encoded protein: MHLAVPGRRPTSKTVALDRSLEALPLFRLSDSADEGAITYTPPGGGRWRVLPAPGDRLPGTFDQDVYVEILHRFGEAGFPADGVVRFTLHSFLRSIGRKVDGRTYEQLRSALNRLERTRLESSGAYQIASERPFEGTFTILSSVTIQRRRLTDRDQLALFSALSASEPGDARVVVSPQLRANIAAGNTISLSLQQYGSLSNPVARRLYRLLATARSQDHITWRISLGLLASQLPLTQRYPSHLQRVLQPAHEMLIAAGLLRDASFHQLDREWHVDYVLATRNTIAP
- a CDS encoding S41 family peptidase, yielding MRKPRVLHLAVLGTVVLPLVVGAFVYQKHETVASAQLLDEVLRITASRYVDSVGANALYEKAATGLVKELNDPYSVLFTKKEFDQFSQQTGGKYGGIGMEIAPTSGFITVQRVFPHTPASAGGVMEGDRILQIDTANARGWTSAQVSDKLKGDPGTKVSVKFGRAGVADPIPVTFTRAIVHIPAVPFTLVFGNVGYIPLQQFNETATQEVSDAISDVTKAGANRIVFDMRGNPGGFLDQAISTSNLFLPQGQSILSVRGRTGEVEAYSATDAPKEPKIPIVVLVDGHTASASEIVAGSLQDHDRALIMGTTSFGKGLVQSLFKLDGGYALKMTTAKWYTPSGRSIQKERKLLPDGEFVEVMPDSLETDSMRRARPQYKSDAGRIVYGGGGITPDIIVKPDTLSTPEQDLLKSLAPKSQIFAQAMQDYAAEMKGKVKPNFTVTPEMRNTFLAQLKKKGVTVDSTLLAKGAGTELDRIIGQRITTMAFGDSAAKRKYLDDDNQLQKAIAALKGVQNTQGLFALAQKAQGMASNR